In Aegilops tauschii subsp. strangulata cultivar AL8/78 chromosome 3, Aet v6.0, whole genome shotgun sequence, one genomic interval encodes:
- the LOC109786179 gene encoding steroid (22S)-hydroxylase-like — protein MAAVMASITSELLFFLPFILLAVLSFYTITVAKCHAGRTKKRPNLPPGAVGWPFIGETFGYLRAHPATSIGQFMNQHIARYGKIYRSSLFGHPTVVSADAGLNRYILQNEGRLFEVSYPPSIGGILGKWSMLVLVGHHHREMRSIALDFLSSVRLRAVLLPEVERHTLLVLRDWLLSTSPAVFSAQHEAKKFTYNLMAKNLMSMDPGEEETEGLRLEYITFMKGVVSAALKFPGTAYWKALKSRATILGVIERKMEERLEQMNKEDSSTEADDLLGWALKHSNLSKEQILDLLLSLLFAGHETSSVALALAIFFLEGCPKAVKELRGEHLEIARRQKLRGECKLSWEDYKEMVFTQCVINETLRLGNVVRFLHRKVIRDVHYNGYDIPSGWKILPVLAAVHLDSSLYEDPNSFNPWRWKQGNTSAMTHNSNFMPYGGGTRLCAGSELAKLEVAIFLHHLVLNFRWELAEPDQAFVYPFVDFPKGLPIRVHRIAQEGEE, from the exons ATGGCAGCCGTGATGGCCTCCATAACCAGCGAGCTCCTTTTCTTCCTGCCCTTCATCCTCCTGGCCGTGCTCAGCTTCTACACCATTACGGTGGCTAAATGCCATGCCGGCCGGACGAAGAAGCGCCCGAATctgccgcccggcgccgtcgGTTGGCCCTTCATCGGCGAGACCTTCGGGTACCTCCGCGCGCATCCGGCCACCTCCATCGGCCAGTTCATGAACCAGCACATCGCACG GTACGGGAAGATATACCGGTCGAGCCTGTTCGGGCACCCGACGGTGGTGTCGGCGGACGCAGGGCTGAACCGGTACATCCTGCAGAACGAGGGGCGGTTGTTCGAGGTCAGCTATCCGCCAAGCATCGGCGGCATCCTGGGCAAATGGTCGATGCTGGTGCTCGTCGGCCACCACCACCGCGAGATGCGCTCCATCGCCCTCGACTTCCTCAGCTCCGTCCGCCTCCGCGCCGTGCTCCTCCCGGAGGTGGAGCGCCATACCCTCCTCGTACTCCGCGACTGGCTGCTTTCCACCTCCCCCGCCGTCTTCTCCGCCCAGCACGAAGCCAAGAAG TTCACTTATAACCTGATGGCGAAGAATCTCATGAGCATGGACCCCGGCGAGGAGGAGACTGAGGGGCTGAGGCTGGAGTACATCACGTTCATGAAGGGGGTGGTGTCTGCGGCCCTAAAATTCCCCGGGACGGCGTACTGGAAGGCCCTCAAg TCCCGAGCCACCATACTTGGAGTAATCGAGAGGAAAATGGAGGAAAGGCTTGAGCAAATGAACAAGGAGGACTCGAGCACAGAAGCAGATGATCTTCTCGGGTGGGCATTGAAGCACTCTAATCTTTCAAAAGAGCAAATATTGGACCTCTTGCTGAGCTTGCTCTTTGCTGGGCATGAGACATCGTCAGTGGCACTTGCCCTCGCTATCTTCTTCCTCGAAGGTTGCCCTAAAGCTGTCAAAGAACTGCGG GGGGAGCATCTCGAGATTGCTAGGAGACAGAAGCTGAGAGGGGAGTGCAAATTGAGCTGGGAAGACTACAAAGAGATGGTTTTCACACAATGC GTTATAAACGAGACCTTGCGGCTTGGCAACGTGGTCAGGTTCCTGCACCGGAAGGTCATTCGAGATGTGCACTACAATG GGTATGACATTCCAAGCGGATGGAAAATTCTGCCGGTGTTAGCGGCAGTGCATCTCGACTCATCACTGTACGAAGATCCCAACAGCTTCAACCCTTGGAGGTGGAAG CAGGGCAACACATCCGCCATGACGCACAACAGCAACTTCATGCCCTACGGCGGAGGCACGAGGCTCTGCGCCGGGTCGGAGCTCGCCAAGCTCGAGGTGGCCATCTTCTTGCACCACCTGGTCCTCAACTTCCGTTGGGAGCTCGCCGAGCCGGACCAGGCGTTCGTGTACCCATTCGTGGACTTCCCCAAGGGCCTGCCCATTAGGGTCCATAGGATTGCACAGGAAGGAGAAGAGTAA